A genomic stretch from Cervus canadensis isolate Bull #8, Minnesota chromosome 27, ASM1932006v1, whole genome shotgun sequence includes:
- the LOC122428666 gene encoding double homeobox protein A-like: protein MAQDSPSDKTVATKKCRHSRTSFTEEQLKILVQAFSQNPYPGYTAKQRLAVEINTEESRIQIWFQNRRARHGFLERPKKNLGSSKDHASPKEKIQDGRDRRCRTSYSSSQLQTLKNTFTENPYPGIDSREQLAEEIGVPESRVQIWFQNRRSRLRIQRKRGLEEASDQRQNQGQDL from the coding sequence ATGGCTCAAGACAGTCCTTCAGACAAGACCGTGGCGACAAAAAAGTGTAGGCACAGCCGGACCTCGTTCACAGAAGAGCAGTTGAAGATCCTCGTCCAGGCGTTCAGCCAAAACCCTTACCCCGGCTATACTGCCAAACAGAGACTTGCCGTGGAAATCAACACTGAAGAGTCTAGGATCCAGATATGGTTTCAGAATCGAAGAGCAAGGCATGGATTCCTGGAGAGACCCAAGAAGAACTTAGGCTCAAGCAAAGACCATGCCTCCCCCAAAGAGAAGATTCAAGATGGAAGAGACAGACGGTGTCGTACCAGCTACAGTTCCTCTCAGTTACAAACTCTCAAGAACACGTTCACAGAAAACCCCTATCCTGGGATTGACTCCAGAGAGCAACTTGCTGAAGAAATTGGGGTTCCAGAGTCAAGAGTCCAGATTTGGTTCCAAAATCGAAGATCTAGACTCCGTATCCAGAGAAAAAGGGGCCTTGAAGAAGCTTCAGACCAAAGACAAAACCAGGGACAGGATCTCTGA